The nucleotide window aagtgggaggatcacttgagcccaggggtttgagaccagcctgggcaacacctcaagacctcatttctaattaaaaaaaaaaaaaaaaaggccaggcgcggtggctcaagcctgtaatcccagcactttgggaggccgagacgggcagatcacgagctcaggagatcgagaccatcctggctaacacggtgaaaccccgtctctactaaaaaatacaaaaaactagccgggcgaggtggcgggcgcctgtagtcccagctactcgggaggctgaggcaggagaatggcataaacccgggaggcggagcttgcagtgagctgagatccggccactgcactccagcctgggcgacagagcgagactctgtctcaaaaaaaaaaaaaaaaaaatttaaattcggtgggtatagtcccaggtacttgggagactgaggttgcaggatcactggagccctggaggtcaaggcttcagtgtgccaagattgaaccattgcattccagcctgggtgacagagcaagactctgtctcaaaaaaaaaaaaaaaaaatagagaagaactGGAAAATCTTCAGAGCCCTTTGGTGAGCAGCCCCCTCAGCACATCCTGCTCCTATTTTCACCAAGTCTTACCTCCACAGAGATGCCCCGGGCACTGGGCCCCATTGTGACCGTGCCCACCTTCACCAGGAAGTCACAGTACTGGTACCGGGTACCCCGGGTTTCAATCTTGCTGGCCTTAGCACTCTGGAAAAAGCCCTTGAGCTTCACCATAAGCACATCAAAGTTGGTGTCAGCAATAAGACAAGGGCCATTCTCAAAGAGAGCGAAACAGCTCAATGGGTACTCTGAGTTGTGCATCACATACATCAGCTTCCCGGTCTGACCTGCAAGGGACAGAGATCCTATTCATCATCAAGACTCTCACTGGCAAACCCCAGAGTAGACTCAAATGACTCCCCCCGGAATGAGGCAAGACAGCAATCTGGCACTACCTCAGCAGTTCTTGGTGTGGGGTGAGGGGAATCCTCTCACTGACAGCCTTTTCTAGAAAGGTAGGGGGGAATAGCAGGAGAGGCAGCATGTGGTAAGACCCACCCTGCTCTACAGAAAATGGTGAGGGGCACACAGGAAACTTTAATAGTGTCaattatgttttaattcttttttttttctgttgcccaggctggagtgcagtggcacgatctcggctcactgcaagctccgcctcccgggttcatgccattctcctgcctcagcctcccgagtagctgggactacaggtgcccaccaccacgcctggctaattttttgtattttttttgagtagaggcagggtttcgccatgttcgcaaggatggtctccatctcctgacctcgtgatccacccgcctcggcctcccaaagtgctgggattacaggcgtgagccaccgcacctggcctgattatGTTTTAATTCTTAAGTTGAGTGGTGGGCTCACTGATGGTCTATACGTAAAGTCTAACTCCCACAGACTTTACATATAATCTTTTGTATGTTATCATGTATTACATAAGTAAAATGAAAGTAACAGCATTTGGGCATGCCAAAGGAAGTAGCTGCTCCCTTCTTCTGCGCATTCctcctcacctcagcttcctccctCTTTGAGATCTAGTAAATGGTCCTACAGAAGCAGCAAAGGGGAGTGTCTGAGCATAAGCAGGGAAAGGTAGATGGGAGCCAAGCTGTGATAGGTCTTGTCTACCATGCCTCAAGAAGTTTAGACTGTATCCTGAAACCAATGGCAAACCATTGGAGAATTTTTAGAAGTCTAGCCAACTTGGGAGGCAAGCAGCACACTACAGCAGAGAGAATTCAGGATCTGGTTCGGAagttcaactttctttttttttttttttttgagacggagtctcgcgctgtcacccaggctggagtgcagtggccggatctcagctcactgcaagctccgcctcccgggttcacgccattctcctgcctcagcctcccgagtagctgggactacaggcacccgccacctcacccggctaattttttgtattttttagtagagacggggtttcaccgtgttaaccagcatggtctcgatctcctgacctcgtgatccgcccgtctcggcctcccaaagtgctgggattacaggcttgagccaccgcgcccggcctcggaAGTTCAACTTTCAAGCCCCAGCTCACCCCTTCCAGTCTCTAAGAAATGAGTTTTCTCATTGATTTCCATAGACTTTTTGCAATAAGAATGGAAAGCTATATACATTTAGTTaagtagaaaacagaagaaggaagggctgggaacagtggctcacatctgtaaccccaacactttggggaggctgaggcgggtggatcacttgaggtcaggagttcgagaccagcctgaccaacatggtgaaaccatatctctactaaaaatacaaaaattatctgggtatggtggtgcatgcctgtaatcccagttacttgggaggctgaggcacgagaatcacttgaacccaggaggcggaagttgcactgagctgagatcatgtcactgcgctccagcctgggcaacagagcaatactctatctccaaaaaagaaaaaaaaaaaaaaaaaaacagaaggcaaaaactggaaagcaaGATTCCTCTTTCATACACTATAAGAATTAATGGATAGACTGCCACAATCCCACATGCTTATTACATACATAAGCCATTCCCAACACTTTTCTTAGGGCTTAAGAAACATACAAGCAGAGGACTTAGCCCCTGACTTCAAGAAGCTGACAAtcaggccgggggcggtggctcacgcctgtaatcccagcactttgggaggccatggtgggtggatcacttgaggtcaggagtttgagaccagcctggccaacatggtaaaacctcgtctctactaaaaatacagaaattagccaggcatggtggcacgcgcctgtaattccagctacttgggaggctaaggcaggagaatcacttgaactcaaagaggcagaggttgcaatgagccgagatcatgccactacactccagcctgggtgatagcgagattccatctcaaaaaagcaaaaaaagctgACAATCTCATGAGAGAGATAggctaaaaactttttttttttttttgagacagcgtctcactgtgtcgcccaggctggagtgcaatggcgtgatcttggctcaccgcaacctccgcctcttaggttcaagtgattctcctgcctcagccttctgcgtagcgaggattataggtgtgtgccaccacacctggctaatttttgtatttttagtagagacggggattcaccatgttggccagactggtcttgaactcctgacctcaggtgatctgccgatgttggcctcccaaagtgctgagattccaggcattagccaccacgcccagctgagataggctaaaaacttttttttttttttttttttttttttttgagacagagtctcactctgtctcccagactggagtatagtggcacgatctcggctcactgcaacctctgcctcccgggttcaagtgattctcctgcctcagcctcccaagtagctgggattacaagcacccgccaccaggcccggctaattttttgtatttttagtagagacagggttttaccgtgttggtcaggctggtctcaaactcctgacttcaggtgatccacccacctcggcctcccaaagtgctgggattagaggcatgagccaccgagcctggtggctaaaaactttttaaaagaccatGAAATAAAACAAGTTACTACCGAGGAAAGACCACAAGTCTTTCGGAAGAAAGGAAAGACTTCAGGATAGGAAAAGATTAAAGTGAACAagtcagcaggaaaaaaaaataggatttggccgggcatggctcacatctgtaatcccagcacgtttggaggctgaggcgggtggatcatgaggtcaggagatcaagaccatcctggctaacacggtgaaaccccatactaaaaatacaaaaaattagccgggcatggtggcaggcgcctgcagtcccagctacttgggaggctgaggcaggagaatggcatgaacccgggaggcggagcttgcagtgacccgagatagcgccactgcactccagcctgggcgacagagtgagactctgcctcaaaaaaaaaaaaaaaaaagggatttgaACTGCGATATGAAGAGAAGATAGGATCCAGCCACACAAAGGAAGAAGACATTCTAGATAGGGGGTAAGAGTGTGGGAATGAAAAGGGTGCAAGGGTTGGGGGAGCAGAGGTCATGTGGCTTCCCTATATAGGCCACTGTTCATGAACACAGGAGGCTCTGCACAGATCCTCCAGGACACATCCCTCCTCCTGACTGCTTGCTGACGATTCACACCTGTCACCTCCTAAATCCAGTTCAAACCTTCTGgactctcaagaaaaaaatccatCCAAAGCTGACCTCGTCATTCTGTTCTGTCTACTCactataattacataatttattcaTGCTATATAAGTCTGCAAGTGTTACTGTCTTGGAAATATCTTAAAAGTCAACTAAGGGATACATGTGTGCGCGCGCGCTTAATGAAGAAGGCACTTCTAGTTGTTATAGAcaataacattttccttttctttcttttgagacacggtgttgctctgtcacctaggctggagtgtagtggcatgaacacagctcactgaagcctcaacctcctgagcccaagcaatcctcctgcctcagcctcccatgtagctgagaccaccatgcccaccatttttaaaaattttttttttgagacggagtctcactccgtcacccaggctggagtgcagtggcgcagtctcggttcactgccagactgccagctccgcctcccaggttcacaccattctcctgcctcagcctcccgggtagctgagactacaggcgcccaccaccacgcctggctatttttttgtatttttagtagagatggggtttcacaatgttagctaggatggtttcgatctcctgacctcatgatccacctgccttggcctcccaaagtgctgggattacaggtgtgagccactgtgcccagacttttttttttttttttgtagagacgagatcttacctaggctggcctcaaactcctaggctcaagcaatcctctcacctcttcttcccaaagtgctaggattacaggtatgagccactgcactcagctgacaatagtacttttttttttttttttttttggagacagagtctagctctgttgcctaggctggagttcaatggagtgatctcggctcactgcagcctctgcctcccaagttcaagcgattctcctgcctcagactcctgagtagctgggattacaggcacctgtcaccacacctggctaatttttgtattttcagtagagacggggtttcaccatgttggccgggctggtctcaagctcctgacctcaggtgatctgcccacctcggcctcccaaaatgctgggattccaggtgtgaaccaccgcgcctagCCGACAATCGTATTTTCTATCACAGCAAAATCCTTTCATGTCTGTACCACCTTGTGAAGCAAGGAGAACCAGGTTTACTGTCCCCCTTctaaagaggaggaaaatgaagctAATTGGATCCCagagcagcagcagtagcagaaccacctgggaacttattagaaatgcaaattatagccagggcgctcacgcctgtaatatcaacacttcaggaggccaaggcggggaggatcgcttgagcccaggagtttgagaccagcctgggcaacatagggagaccttgactctacaaaaaaataaaaaagttagcca belongs to Macaca thibetana thibetana isolate TM-01 chromosome 4, ASM2454274v1, whole genome shotgun sequence and includes:
- the MED20 gene encoding mediator of RNA polymerase II transcription subunit 20 isoform X3 — protein: MYVMHNSEYPLSCFALFENGPCLIADTNFDVLMVKLKGFFQSAKASKIETRGTRYQYCDFLVKVGTVTMGPSARGISVEVEYGPCVVASDCWSLLLEFLQSFLGSHTPGAPAVFGNRHDAVYGPADTMVQYMELFNKIRKQQQVPVAGIR